CGTCTTCTTCTTCAAACGGCAAAAGGCGAGCGTTGGGAGGAGGAGGGAGCTGCCTTATGCCCGTCTCAATTTCCCAGTCACAGGCGTATATCAACCCCAGCATCGTTGCGGCAGGGCCTTCAATTCTGGCCATTAGGTCAATCCACTGGCCCACGCCTGAACCCTGTTTGAAGAAGCGCGGATCGACCATATTCATGCTGCCGGTATAGGCAATATTGTTATCGATAATGGCAATTTTACGATGCTGGCGGAGATCCATACGGCGTAAAAAGACTCGCAGCACGTTAACTTTCAGCGTTTCAACCAGCTCAATGCCCGCTTCGCGCATCAGCGCTGGGTAAGGCGTGCGGAAAAAGTGCATGCTGCCTGCAGAGTCCAGCATTAGGCGGCAGCGAACGCCGCGGCGAGCGGCTGACATCAGCGCTTCTGCTACGTTGTCTACCTGGCCGCCGCTCTGCCATATATAGAACACCATCTCTATGCTGTGCTCTGCTCTGTCAATATCGCGGATCATCGAAATCATGGTGTCGCTGGTATTGGTTAACAGCTGAAGGCGATTTCCCCGTACGGCAGGGACGCCGTTGCGGCGTTTACAGAGCTGAAACAGAGGTTCTGATACAGGGCTGATGTAGGTCGTAAATACGTTTTGGCAGTTTTTTAATCCGTCCAGCCAGGTTGCGGTTGAAGGCCACATGTCTTTGGCGCGTTCGGCTCTTCGCTTTCCCAGATGCAGTTCACCAAAGAGCAGATAGGCGACGATGCCCACCAAGGGTAGGATATAAATAACCAAAAGCCAGGCCATCGCTGAAGGAACGGCTCGTCGCTTCATAAGGACTCTGAGCGTAACACCGGCTATCAGCAGCCAATAGCCAACCACCAGCAGCCAGCTTAGAACAGTATAAAAAGTGGTCATTTAGAATCTGCCATCCCATCAACCTATTCATATTAATCAGTGAGGCTAACGTTGTTTCTACACAACGGATGATTATCCAGATTTGGATTGCTTGGATTGTATAGCTAAACAGTTAGGATAAAAGCTCACACCGCTATGAAGAATAACACAAGTTTGAGTCTTCTTATTATGAACGGCACTTTTGGGCGGTTGAGATTAACGACAGAAACAGGGAGTCTGCATGTTTCTGCTTATGACACAAACTGTATAGGCCGCTTGAGCAAAAATCGACTGATCCTGATGGCGAATGCGTTACAATAGGCATTCGTTAGCTTTCTCGGACTTTTTTATTACTATGCACAGATCCAGGACTGAAGTGGGGCGCTGGCGCATGCTTCGCCAGGCACAGCGTCGCCGTCACCGTTGGTTGGAAGGGCAGTCAAGGAGAAACAGCCGAATTCATCATATCAGGACAGAAAAAGAGCTTGGCCGTCAGCGCCGTTCTTTGCTGCTAGTGCTCAGCTATACGTGATGAGGGACGCAGAGGAACGCGAGTGAATGATTAGGGGCTCTTGATAAGCCCCTTTTTATGAGTTAGAAAGCGCGCTTGAACGGTTTGATTGTCACGTTTTTGTACACGCCCGCTTCAATGTAGGGATCTTTGTCAGCCCAGGCTTTGGCGTCTGACAGGCTGGGGAATTCGGCGATAATCACTGAGCCGGAGAAACCGGCGCTGCCAACTTCTTCGCTATCGGCAACGGGATTGGGCCCGGCAACGATAAGGCGGTTTTCATCCCTTAACTGCTGCAGGCGTGCCAAATGAGCAGGGCGCGCGGCCAGGCGCTGTTGCAGTGTATTTTCAACGTCTTCGGCATAGATGAGATATAGCACGTTATTATCCTCAGTAGGGGGTAGATCGGTCGATGTAATCTTTAACAGACGGTTAGCTGTGGCGTGAACAATGCCTCATTTTTAATGTGCACTGTCTGTTCGGCACTAACGTTAGGGGATTTTCGTCACGACATCAATGCTAATTTTTATCTTATAACGTACCGATTGTTAAATGAAAACCGTTGAGCCAGTGAGTATCTGTACGGCATTTACTGCAGGATGCGTTGCTAATTTGATATTGAATATCATTACCATTTTCATTTAGAATCGAACCCTATCGCCCCTATTGCTAAACACTGAAGTGGCTCTTTTTTGAAAAGTTTCTTTCTAGCGCGCCGTTTTTCATGGCCTATAACGTTTTCGGTTTGTCTTCACGCCTCTCTGCTTGGTGGGATTGTTTTCGCTTCTATACAGGAAAGCGTTGTTTTACCAGAAGAAGAGCAGTCGGCACCCATGAACGTTGTTATGGTCAATCCCGCTATGTTTGCTGCGCCACAGCAGAGTGAAGAAACGACGGCAGCTCAAACCGCCAGCGAGCCAGAAACGACTACTGAACCAACTCCAGAACCGGAGCCCGTTCCAGAACCGATACCTGAACCCGAACCGCTTCCCGAGCCTGAGCCTATCC
This DNA window, taken from Leminorella richardii, encodes the following:
- the cls gene encoding cardiolipin synthase is translated as MTTFYTVLSWLLVVGYWLLIAGVTLRVLMKRRAVPSAMAWLLVIYILPLVGIVAYLLFGELHLGKRRAERAKDMWPSTATWLDGLKNCQNVFTTYISPVSEPLFQLCKRRNGVPAVRGNRLQLLTNTSDTMISMIRDIDRAEHSIEMVFYIWQSGGQVDNVAEALMSAARRGVRCRLMLDSAGSMHFFRTPYPALMREAGIELVETLKVNVLRVFLRRMDLRQHRKIAIIDNNIAYTGSMNMVDPRFFKQGSGVGQWIDLMARIEGPAATMLGLIYACDWEIETGIRQLPPPPNARLLPFEEEDGHTVQVIASGPGFPEELIHQSLLTAVYAARKQLIMTTPYLVPSDDLLHAICTAALRGVDVSIIVPYKNDSLMVGWASRSFFTELLEAGVKIYQFQGGLLHTKSVLVDEELSLVGTVNLDMRSLWLNFEVTVLVDDKAFGEDLACVQADYIARSTLLNPEEWVKRPLWQRIIERLFYFFSPLL
- a CDS encoding YciY family protein — translated: MHRSRTEVGRWRMLRQAQRRRHRWLEGQSRRNSRIHHIRTEKELGRQRRSLLLVLSYT
- a CDS encoding YciI family protein, which translates into the protein MLYLIYAEDVENTLQQRLAARPAHLARLQQLRDENRLIVAGPNPVADSEEVGSAGFSGSVIIAEFPSLSDAKAWADKDPYIEAGVYKNVTIKPFKRAF